The following DNA comes from Syngnathoides biaculeatus isolate LvHL_M chromosome 18, ASM1980259v1, whole genome shotgun sequence.
ATTGTCTGGGAGCAAGTTGAAGCAAAAACTACCAAATAGTTCTGTGTGATTCATGAATTTGGAAAAGTAAGGCAGGCGGGCACATCGGGGTGATCCCGATCGAGGTTATTGGGCCGGTCAGCCCCGAAGCAAGTGACAGCGATCCACGCCGAGCTGCGGTTTTGATCGTTTCCTCCGAACCTGACGGAAGATCCGCGGCGGGTGTCTGATGAGCCGTCACGCCGTCGTCCGTGTCCAGACTTCGACTGTTCCTCAGAGCCCGCAGGGGAACGGAGGCTGGTCCGCAAGGGGGACTCGGTCCTGGCTGGGAGACCAGTTGTATCAAACGCGATTGgccccaaaagacaaaaatgacaaagcaAAGGTGCACGATCGTGAAATTGGACCAGACGATGGAGAAGCTCGGTCTACCTGGATTTTGAGCAACTTGAGCTGGCTGACTTGCTGACGAAGTCCAACCTGTGTCAAAAACAGACACGCGCGCCACACGTCTACGATTGCTTTGCAGCCActgttgctaaaaaaaaaaaaaaaaaacacacacacacaccccaaaaaaaaaattgcaaaatgatCCGAGTGTTACTTACTTGTGGCTCCAAACTTTTTCTCTCGGGGACGGAGATGCGGTCCCGTCGTGAACCTGCTGTACGGACAACAAGTTAGAATTTTGCGCTCGACTTTGTGGCCTCTTCAGGTCAACGTGCAATTTGTAGCTGCTGGTTATGGACTCACACGTCTCCATTTTCCGTTTCAAGGACACAGAAGATGATTTGGCGCATGAATGAAATCCGTATTGATCGTATCTGACAACACCTGTGTCCGAGCTCATCTGATGCCGATATCTCAGCCAGCGGTCACTGGACATTTTGGTTTTGAACGAATTCCGACATCTGTGGCCACTTTTTGTCGGCGCTAGAAAAATTGAAACTCGGCCGGCAATTGGAGAAGCTTTTTGGCCAACGCGCTACTCCGACGCGGAGCACAATTTGCGCTACGTTTGGCGGATCTCTCCGAACGGAAGGCCTGCAACTAGTGGCGCACATCCAAACCCAAACTTCTGGAGTAGGCGGTCGCAGACGTCCGTCCAGAGAATGCCAACGGAGCTCGATGTTAACAGAAGCTCGCTTAAGATTGGCCTGACGTCACCGATTTCAGGTGGGCTTGAagcggacgacgacgacggtcGGAAGGGTCGGTCGGGGTCAGGAGCTTTTGGGACAGCTGCTCGGGTGACGTTACCAAAAATGTCGGAGTTTTCTCGTGTTGTTCGGCCGTCACAAGGATCCAGCGAGGCGCCGTCAGCGGCATCCTGCACTGCCGGCTGTCTGGAAAAGTCGCTTGTGTAGGAACTCCTCGATTCTGTGTCCAATTTAAAAAGCACAATTCCGGGATGAGATCAGTCAAGACGGTTTTCATCGGCGTCGCTTACCTTGATTGAGTTTATCCGCAAGCAAAGGCGACGCCGCCTCGGTCTCGGG
Coding sequences within:
- the LOC133491876 gene encoding uncharacterized protein LOC133491876 produces the protein MDARDPETGDWSLDLTGNGWRPGSRSQGKSGPHPGGWTDATGLGGCASRSFAREARMRLDFLKLGSTCQVSSAGKDATGDAKEKEPGRRTVLDLVELLQLHDDAEDDESWLYEAPKRRTSADGSPLRWCRRVLDNPSPETEAASPLLADKLNQESRSSYTSDFSRQPAVQDAADGASLDPCDGRTTRENSDIFAGSRRDRISVPERKSLEPQVGLRQQVSQLKLLKIQPGPSPPCGPASVPLRALRNSRSLDTDDGVTAHQTPAADLPSGSEETIKTAARRGSLSLASGLTGPITSIGITPMCPPALLFQIHESHRTIW